From the Accumulibacter sp. genome, one window contains:
- a CDS encoding bacteriohemerythrin, giving the protein MPDHLPTTPARNAMMDGEHRIQLELIAALCAAVDARAANEEIGVILERLLDFSKAHFLSEELLMRLDSHDEFDDHVADHAEMLDALVAMRDTHRAGGTMLLPGHAGKLLAFLVRHIETRDARYASAPRI; this is encoded by the coding sequence GTGCCCGATCACTTGCCGACCACACCCGCACGCAACGCCATGATGGATGGCGAGCACCGCATCCAACTGGAGCTGATCGCCGCCCTCTGTGCCGCGGTCGATGCGCGTGCCGCCAACGAGGAGATCGGCGTCATCCTCGAGCGGCTGCTCGACTTCAGCAAGGCGCATTTCCTTTCCGAGGAACTGTTGATGCGGCTCGACAGTCATGACGAGTTCGACGACCACGTTGCCGACCATGCCGAGATGCTGGACGCGCTGGTGGCCATGCGCGACACCCATCGGGCCGGTGGTACGATGCTGCTGCCGGGACACGCCGGCAAGCTGCTGGCCTTTCTCGTCCGCCACATCGAGACGCGCGATGCGCGCTATGCCAGTGCGCCGCGGATCTGA
- a CDS encoding alanyl-tRNA editing protein, with the protein MATELLFRDDAYLRTASARVTALHPQGIELERTIFYPLGGGQAGDTGFLVRSGGERIAVVDTRRDAALDTVVHVPAPGSALPQVGELLTLAIDWPRRHRLMRLHSALHLMSCVVVAPVTGGNIAPDRARLDFDIDMSLLDAQRIESEMNALIGRGIDTETVWISDDELDARPDLVKTMSVQPPRGSGRVRLLRIAGIDLQPCGGTHVRNIAEIGGIRVLRIRNEGRRNRRVEIALVD; encoded by the coding sequence ATGGCGACAGAGTTGCTTTTTCGTGACGACGCCTACCTGCGTACGGCGAGCGCGCGCGTCACGGCGCTGCACCCGCAGGGGATCGAACTCGAGCGGACGATCTTCTACCCGCTCGGCGGTGGCCAAGCGGGGGACACCGGTTTTCTGGTGCGCAGCGGTGGCGAACGCATCGCGGTCGTCGACACGCGCCGCGATGCCGCGCTCGATACCGTCGTTCACGTGCCGGCGCCGGGGTCGGCGTTGCCACAGGTCGGCGAGCTGCTGACCCTGGCGATCGACTGGCCGCGCCGCCATCGGCTGATGCGCCTGCACAGCGCGCTGCACCTGATGTCCTGCGTCGTCGTTGCACCCGTCACGGGCGGCAACATCGCTCCCGATCGCGCTCGCCTCGACTTCGACATCGACATGAGCCTGCTCGATGCCCAGCGGATCGAGAGCGAAATGAACGCGCTGATCGGCCGTGGCATCGATACCGAGACCGTCTGGATCAGCGACGACGAGCTCGATGCGCGCCCTGATCTCGTCAAGACGATGAGCGTCCAGCCGCCGCGGGGCAGCGGGCGCGTGCGGCTGCTGCGCATTGCCGGCATCGACCTGCAGCCCTGCGGCGGCACGCACGTCAGGAACATCGCCGAGATCGGCGGCATCCGCGTGCTCAGAATCCGCAACGAAGGCCGGCGCAACCGCCGCGTCGAGATCGCACTCGTCGACTGA
- the chrA gene encoding chromate efflux transporter, translating into MTDVTTRDRNLWTVFLIFLRLGLTSFGGPIAHLGYFHDEFVKRRQWLSERSYADLVALCQFLPGPASSQVGIALGLSRAGHAGAVAAWMGFTLPSAIVLILFALGITSYRDALPSGALHGLKVVAVAVVAQAVWGMGRTLCPDVPRVTIMAAATCLVMLVPSAWGQVGVIGMAAVAGLLLFKPEPGAVHEPLPITVGHRVALCWLTLFLVLLLGLPLLSTLFPNQVLAMVNAFYRSGSLVFGGGHVVLPLLQAEVVPSGWVSNDAFLAGYGAAQAIPGPLFTFAAFLGAAMNQAPSGWLGGFICLLAIFAPSFLLVVGALPFWERLRRNSRTQAALSGVNAAVVGLLLAALYQPVWTSAIHAPQHFGLALVALVGLMFWKLPPWLVVLGGGVAGWLLGTLS; encoded by the coding sequence ATGACCGATGTCACGACGAGGGACCGCAACCTGTGGACTGTCTTCCTGATCTTTCTTCGACTGGGACTGACCTCCTTCGGCGGTCCAATTGCCCACCTGGGATACTTCCACGACGAGTTCGTCAAGCGGCGGCAGTGGCTGAGCGAGCGCAGCTATGCGGATCTGGTCGCGCTCTGCCAGTTTCTGCCGGGGCCGGCGAGCAGTCAGGTCGGAATCGCGCTCGGTCTCTCGCGCGCCGGCCATGCCGGTGCTGTGGCCGCCTGGATGGGTTTCACGCTGCCGTCGGCGATCGTCTTGATCCTGTTCGCACTGGGCATCACCAGCTACCGTGATGCGCTGCCATCCGGCGCGCTGCACGGTCTCAAGGTGGTGGCGGTGGCGGTCGTCGCGCAGGCAGTCTGGGGGATGGGCCGCACGCTCTGTCCGGACGTGCCGCGCGTCACCATCATGGCGGCGGCGACCTGCCTGGTGATGCTGGTGCCGTCCGCCTGGGGGCAGGTGGGGGTGATCGGCATGGCTGCGGTCGCTGGTCTGCTGCTCTTCAAGCCCGAGCCGGGGGCTGTGCACGAGCCGCTGCCGATCACCGTCGGGCATCGCGTGGCCTTGTGCTGGCTGACGCTGTTCCTCGTCCTGCTGCTCGGCCTGCCGTTGTTGAGCACACTGTTCCCGAACCAGGTGTTGGCGATGGTGAATGCGTTCTACCGCTCCGGGTCGCTGGTTTTTGGTGGTGGGCATGTCGTCCTGCCGCTGCTGCAGGCTGAGGTCGTACCTTCCGGCTGGGTGAGCAATGACGCGTTTCTCGCCGGATACGGGGCCGCGCAGGCCATTCCGGGTCCGCTGTTCACCTTTGCGGCGTTCCTCGGCGCGGCGATGAACCAGGCGCCTTCCGGTTGGCTGGGCGGCTTCATCTGCCTGCTGGCGATCTTCGCGCCCTCGTTCCTGCTGGTCGTCGGTGCGCTGCCGTTCTGGGAGCGTCTGCGTCGCAACAGCCGCACGCAGGCGGCGCTGTCGGGCGTCAATGCGGCGGTGGTCGGGCTGCTGCTGGCAGCGCTCTACCAGCCGGTGTGGACGAGCGCGATCCACGCACCGCAGCATTTCGGCCTGGCGCTGGTTGCGCTGGTTGGGCTGATGTTCTGGAAGCTGCCGCCGTGGCTGGTCGTGCTCGGCGGCGGTGTTGCCGGCTGGTTGCTGGGCACGCTTTCGTGA
- a CDS encoding ABC transporter ATP-binding protein: MQTIIAVSGLCKTYASGFRALNSVSLDIRQGEIFALLGPNGAGKTTLISIICGIVQATSGSVRVGGHDIVAGYRAARSLIGLVPQELTTDAFESVWATVSFSRGLFGRRENPQYLEKLLRDLSLWERRESRIRTLSGGMKRRLLIAKALSHEPQVLFLDEPTAGVDVNLRRDMWQLVRTLQATGVTIILTTHYIDEAEEMADRIGVISKGELILVEEKAELMRQLGRKRLTLQLQQPLPAIPSALAAHRLERSHDGSELTYTYDAQAEGGGILALLEDLSTAGIAFRDLQTTQSSLEEIFVDLVKDER, translated from the coding sequence ATGCAGACCATCATCGCCGTATCCGGACTCTGCAAGACCTACGCCTCGGGCTTCCGGGCGCTGAACAGCGTCAGTCTGGACATCCGCCAGGGAGAGATTTTCGCCCTGCTCGGTCCCAACGGCGCCGGCAAGACGACGCTGATCAGCATCATCTGCGGCATCGTCCAGGCGACCTCGGGGAGCGTGCGGGTCGGCGGTCACGACATCGTCGCCGGCTACCGTGCGGCCCGCTCGCTGATCGGGCTGGTGCCGCAGGAACTCACCACCGATGCCTTTGAATCAGTCTGGGCGACGGTATCGTTCAGCCGCGGGCTGTTCGGCAGACGGGAGAACCCGCAGTACCTCGAGAAGCTGCTGCGCGACCTCTCGTTGTGGGAGCGCAGGGAAAGCCGCATTCGCACCCTCTCCGGCGGCATGAAGCGCCGCCTGCTGATCGCCAAGGCGCTGTCGCACGAACCACAGGTTCTCTTCCTCGACGAACCGACCGCCGGCGTCGATGTCAACCTGCGGCGCGACATGTGGCAACTGGTGCGCACGCTGCAGGCCACCGGCGTCACCATCATCCTCACCACGCATTACATCGACGAGGCCGAGGAGATGGCGGACCGCATCGGCGTCATCAGCAAGGGCGAACTCATCCTCGTCGAGGAGAAGGCGGAACTGATGCGCCAGCTCGGCAGGAAGCGGCTGACGCTGCAACTGCAGCAGCCGCTGCCGGCGATTCCGTCAGCGCTGGCCGCGCATCGGCTCGAGCGGTCGCACGATGGCAGCGAGCTCACGTATACCTACGATGCGCAGGCGGAGGGCGGTGGCATCCTCGCGCTGCTCGAGGACCTGAGTACGGCCGGCATCGCCTTCCGCGACCTGCAGACGACGCAGAGTTCGCTCGAGGAGATCTTCGTCGATCTGGTGAAGGACGAACGATGA
- a CDS encoding ABC transporter permease produces the protein MNGPAMRAIYLFEMARTRRTLLQSIVSPVISTALYFVVFGAAIGSRIDEIDGVSYGAFIVPGLIMLSVLTQSVANASFGIFFPRFTGTIYELLSAPLSYLEIAASYVGAAATKSIILGLIILATAALFVPLRIEHPFWMLLFLLLTALSFSLLGFIIGIWADNFEKLQLVPMLVITPLTFLGGSFYSISMLPPIWQTISLFNPVVYLVSGFRWSFHGVADVSVAVSLAMTLAFLAIFIAIVAWIFRTGYRLRS, from the coding sequence ATGAACGGGCCGGCGATGCGGGCGATCTACCTCTTCGAGATGGCGCGGACCCGCCGTACGCTGCTGCAGAGCATCGTCTCGCCGGTGATCTCGACCGCGCTCTACTTCGTCGTCTTCGGCGCCGCCATCGGCTCGCGCATCGACGAGATCGACGGGGTCAGCTACGGCGCCTTCATCGTTCCCGGCCTGATCATGCTCTCGGTCCTGACGCAGAGCGTTGCCAACGCCTCCTTCGGCATCTTCTTTCCGCGCTTCACGGGAACGATCTACGAGTTGCTCTCGGCGCCGCTCTCCTATCTCGAGATCGCCGCCAGCTACGTCGGCGCGGCGGCAACGAAGTCGATCATCCTCGGCCTGATCATCCTCGCCACGGCCGCGCTGTTCGTGCCGCTGCGCATCGAGCATCCATTCTGGATGCTGCTCTTCCTGCTGCTGACGGCGTTGAGCTTCAGCCTGCTGGGTTTCATCATCGGTATCTGGGCCGACAACTTCGAGAAACTGCAGCTCGTGCCGATGCTGGTCATTACGCCACTGACCTTCCTCGGCGGCAGTTTTTACTCGATCAGCATGCTGCCGCCGATCTGGCAGACGATCAGCCTGTTCAACCCGGTCGTCTACCTTGTCAGCGGCTTTCGCTGGAGTTTCCATGGCGTCGCCGACGTCAGTGTGGCGGTCAGCCTGGCGATGACGCTCGCCTTCCTGGCCATCTTCATCGCCATCGTTGCCTGGATCTTCAGGACTGGATATCGCCTGCGGAGCTAG
- a CDS encoding esterase/lipase family protein has translation MSPVKTKAAGHQPRAGRSQAAKIAVQQTAARVREMHQAIASKPFSALRRVPFLAGPTRLVQIAHDRIVAGVYQAIHHGSGVLLDAAAILEERRVQQPSGEAPRRLATRMDAALNGVFGDHLAANENRLAIVMTLHYEGATLTPGSHPFPAVGRRLCVFVHGLACDQSSWQPRPGRADGTTTVDFGQQLQADLGYTPLYLRYNSGLPIRRNGGELAALLEQLITTSAPADSELVIIGHSMGGLVAMAACEQAAAAGMRWPLATRMLICLGAPQLGSSLERLGHLVTSALQVSTVTQPIARIATARSQGIQDLRHGPGAARVHPAAAHIAYRFLGASLAEDVEQRFGRLLGDGLVSLGSATAPAAASDVQTATLGRLGHMALLTDARVYRQIGEWVAALEKPEPAAAHARNVVRKVVTPKPRNRAPTRE, from the coding sequence ATGTCACCGGTAAAGACCAAGGCCGCCGGCCATCAGCCGCGCGCCGGACGCAGCCAGGCTGCCAAGATCGCGGTGCAGCAGACCGCGGCGCGCGTACGCGAGATGCATCAGGCAATCGCCAGCAAGCCGTTCTCTGCCCTGCGGCGCGTTCCCTTCCTCGCTGGTCCGACGAGACTCGTACAGATCGCGCACGACAGAATCGTCGCCGGCGTGTATCAGGCGATCCACCACGGCAGCGGCGTCCTGCTTGACGCCGCTGCCATCCTTGAGGAACGGCGAGTGCAGCAGCCCTCCGGCGAAGCGCCGCGTCGACTCGCCACGCGCATGGATGCTGCCCTGAACGGAGTCTTTGGCGATCATCTCGCCGCCAACGAGAACCGCCTGGCGATTGTCATGACGCTGCACTACGAGGGTGCCACCCTCACGCCTGGCAGCCATCCGTTTCCGGCTGTCGGACGGCGCCTGTGCGTCTTCGTACACGGCCTTGCCTGCGACCAATCGTCCTGGCAACCACGCCCGGGACGCGCGGACGGTACGACGACCGTCGATTTCGGGCAGCAACTGCAGGCCGACCTGGGCTACACGCCGCTCTACCTGCGCTACAACAGCGGCTTGCCGATCAGACGCAATGGCGGCGAATTGGCTGCCTTGCTCGAGCAGCTCATCACCACCTCGGCGCCAGCGGACAGCGAGCTGGTCATCATCGGTCACAGCATGGGCGGCCTGGTGGCGATGGCAGCCTGTGAGCAGGCCGCCGCCGCTGGCATGCGCTGGCCGCTGGCCACCCGCATGCTGATCTGCCTCGGCGCGCCACAACTCGGCTCGTCCCTCGAGCGGCTGGGTCACCTGGTCACCTCGGCCCTGCAGGTATCGACGGTCACGCAACCGATCGCCCGCATCGCTACAGCGCGCAGTCAGGGCATCCAGGATCTGCGACACGGCCCAGGCGCTGCTCGGGTGCATCCGGCAGCCGCTCACATCGCCTACCGTTTTCTCGGCGCCAGCCTGGCCGAAGACGTCGAACAGCGCTTTGGCCGCTTGCTGGGCGACGGACTGGTTTCGCTCGGCAGCGCTACCGCTCCGGCGGCTGCAAGCGACGTGCAGACGGCGACGCTGGGCAGGCTTGGCCACATGGCCCTGCTGACCGATGCTCGCGTCTATCGCCAGATCGGAGAATGGGTTGCTGCTCTGGAGAAACCGGAACCGGCCGCTGCCCATGCCAGAAACGTCGTGCGGAAGGTCGTCACGCCCAAGCCACGGAACAGGGCGCCTACGCGCGAATGA
- a CDS encoding glutathione S-transferase family protein produces the protein MTQTTNSRQHQLLGLYDSPFVRRVAVSMKHYGIPFEHLSLSVFRHMDAMRPLNPLFKVPMLTLPNGERLYESAYMLDYLDELAVERHLTPLTPRSGADRRQIQQLMALAMLGTEKAVAIEYERKRPAEQQWAEWTSRLREQMRQAFTMLEERLDGDFLFAGRLTQADISTVAGIGFIRYVLPHEWPAANYPALEGLVARLEASAAFTAVPIEE, from the coding sequence ATGACGCAAACGACGAACAGCCGGCAACATCAGTTGCTCGGCCTCTACGATTCGCCTTTCGTGCGCCGGGTGGCGGTGAGCATGAAGCACTACGGGATCCCGTTCGAGCATCTCTCGCTCTCGGTCTTTCGTCATATGGACGCGATGCGACCGCTCAATCCGCTGTTCAAGGTGCCGATGCTGACGCTGCCCAATGGCGAGAGACTGTACGAGAGCGCCTACATGCTCGATTACCTCGACGAACTCGCCGTCGAGCGCCACCTCACCCCGCTGACACCGCGCAGCGGCGCCGACCGCCGCCAGATTCAGCAGTTGATGGCGCTGGCGATGCTCGGTACGGAAAAGGCAGTCGCCATCGAGTACGAACGCAAGCGCCCGGCCGAGCAGCAGTGGGCCGAGTGGACGAGTCGCCTGCGCGAACAGATGCGGCAGGCGTTCACGATGCTCGAGGAGCGCCTCGACGGTGACTTCCTGTTCGCCGGTCGCCTGACGCAGGCCGACATCTCGACGGTCGCCGGAATCGGCTTCATCCGCTACGTGCTGCCACACGAATGGCCGGCAGCCAATTATCCAGCGCTCGAGGGCCTCGTCGCGCGACTTGAGGCAAGTGCGGCCTTCACGGCGGTGCCGATCGAGGAGTAG
- a CDS encoding DUF2917 domain-containing protein, producing the protein MGASEAMSLEGIAGWTLSAVSDRIWLTEENGGHDVWLLPGQRHLIGSNGRVVVEPWHGKGGGACAATFRLLPPPGSCWRGWRLPGLRPRSAAVACA; encoded by the coding sequence ATGGGTGCCAGCGAGGCAATGTCGCTCGAAGGCATCGCCGGCTGGACCCTGAGCGCGGTCAGCGATCGCATCTGGCTCACCGAGGAGAACGGCGGTCACGACGTCTGGTTGCTGCCTGGCCAGCGTCACCTCATAGGCAGTAACGGCCGCGTGGTGGTCGAGCCCTGGCACGGCAAGGGCGGCGGCGCGTGCGCAGCGACGTTCCGGCTGCTGCCGCCGCCGGGTTCCTGCTGGCGCGGATGGCGCCTGCCCGGGTTGCGGCCGAGGAGCGCGGCCGTTGCTTGCGCCTGA
- the gcvA gene encoding transcriptional regulator GcvA: protein MSDHRRTPALGSLRVFVAAARSQSVTGAAAALHLTHGAVSHQLRQLQDHLGIALFERHGRGLRLTAHGAAYAEELARAFADIDQATDRLLASRVYRRLRVSCMPSFAARWLLPRLGNFIARHPECDVEVQSSARLADIKGGEADVALRFGHGRYPGLHCRLLMKDWYYPVCSPDFHRRHELNSPAQLITLPLLRSPDEHWQPWFSAAGLVIDEPQRGAIFDDSSLMLMAAASGQGVALARHTLAVDDLANGRLLRPFTTIIESPLAYYFLSRPADEEQPAVVSFRDWLFQEAASYSPPAGEATAAPGQGS, encoded by the coding sequence TTGTCGGATCACAGACGTACGCCAGCTCTCGGCAGCCTGCGCGTCTTCGTCGCCGCGGCGCGTAGCCAGAGCGTCACCGGTGCCGCGGCTGCGCTCCATCTGACGCACGGTGCCGTCAGCCATCAGCTGCGGCAGTTGCAGGACCACCTCGGGATCGCCCTCTTCGAGCGTCATGGCCGCGGCCTGCGGCTGACCGCACACGGTGCTGCCTATGCCGAGGAACTGGCACGCGCTTTTGCCGACATCGACCAGGCAACGGACCGGTTGCTTGCGAGCCGCGTCTATCGCCGTCTGCGGGTCAGTTGCATGCCCTCCTTCGCTGCTCGCTGGCTGTTGCCACGCTTGGGCAACTTCATCGCCCGTCACCCCGAATGTGACGTGGAGGTGCAGTCGAGCGCGCGCCTGGCCGACATCAAGGGTGGCGAAGCCGACGTCGCGCTGCGCTTCGGTCACGGTCGCTACCCCGGGTTGCACTGCCGGCTGCTGATGAAGGACTGGTACTATCCGGTTTGCTCACCGGATTTCCACCGTCGCCACGAGTTGAACAGCCCGGCGCAACTGATCACGCTGCCCCTCCTGCGATCCCCGGACGAGCACTGGCAGCCTTGGTTCAGCGCAGCGGGGCTGGTCATCGACGAGCCGCAACGTGGCGCCATCTTCGACGATTCCAGCCTGATGCTGATGGCCGCTGCCTCCGGCCAGGGTGTCGCGCTCGCCCGACACACACTGGCCGTCGACGATCTCGCGAATGGCCGCCTGTTGCGGCCGTTCACGACGATCATCGAGTCACCGCTGGCCTATTACTTCCTCTCGCGTCCCGCCGACGAGGAGCAGCCGGCGGTCGTCTCCTTTCGCGACTGGCTCTTCCAGGAAGCCGCTTCGTATTCCCCGCCGGCGGGAGAAGCGACGGCAGCCCCTGGTCAAGGGTCCTGA
- a CDS encoding trimeric intracellular cation channel family protein, which produces MSIETLLYWVGVAAVAVNALTGVLDSARRQMDLIGALLVAVATALGGGTVRDLLLDRKVFWVVDQTYLAVALGAAVLTFFVARACRVPPRLFLIPDAIGLALFTIVGTQVALQWHAPWLVASLMGVITGAVGGVLRDVLCNDVPLIFLQGELYASAAWAGALAMIALQAAGVAPVYASWVGMAIVLGLRLAAMHFRLVLPTLPQQRKG; this is translated from the coding sequence ATGAGCATCGAGACGCTGCTCTACTGGGTCGGCGTGGCGGCGGTGGCGGTCAATGCGCTGACCGGTGTGCTCGATTCGGCGCGCCGGCAGATGGACCTCATCGGTGCGTTGCTGGTAGCCGTGGCGACCGCCCTGGGTGGCGGCACCGTCCGCGACCTGCTGCTCGATCGCAAGGTCTTCTGGGTGGTCGACCAGACCTACCTTGCCGTCGCCCTCGGCGCGGCCGTGCTGACCTTCTTCGTAGCTCGCGCCTGCCGCGTCCCGCCGCGCCTGTTCCTTATTCCCGACGCCATCGGCCTGGCGCTGTTCACCATCGTCGGCACGCAGGTGGCACTGCAGTGGCACGCCCCTTGGCTGGTGGCGAGCCTGATGGGGGTGATCACCGGCGCCGTCGGCGGCGTCCTGCGCGACGTCCTGTGCAATGACGTCCCGTTGATCTTCCTGCAGGGCGAACTCTATGCTTCGGCGGCATGGGCCGGGGCACTGGCGATGATCGCGCTGCAGGCGGCAGGCGTCGCACCCGTCTACGCGTCATGGGTCGGGATGGCGATCGTTCTCGGCCTGCGCCTGGCGGCGATGCATTTCCGGCTCGTGCTGCCGACCCTGCCGCAGCAGAGGAAGGGCTGA
- a CDS encoding Lrp/AsnC family transcriptional regulator — MQLDRFDRRILQVLQEDGRISNQDLAERIGLSPSPCLRRVRALEEAGAIVGYRALVDPRALGLSLMALIHISMDEHTPERFSQLEAAIREIPEIVECLLITGQAADYQLKVVVRDMDAYQDLLLNRITGIKGVTGVHSSFVLRRVVDRTALPVGER, encoded by the coding sequence ATGCAACTGGATCGTTTCGACCGCAGGATCCTGCAGGTGCTGCAGGAGGACGGGCGGATCAGCAACCAGGATCTCGCCGAGCGCATCGGGCTGTCGCCTTCACCCTGTCTGCGACGCGTGCGTGCGCTCGAGGAAGCGGGTGCGATCGTCGGCTATCGGGCGCTGGTCGACCCGCGAGCACTCGGCCTGTCATTGATGGCGTTGATCCACATATCGATGGACGAGCACACACCGGAGCGCTTCAGCCAGCTCGAAGCGGCAATCCGTGAGATCCCGGAGATCGTCGAATGCCTGCTGATCACCGGGCAGGCTGCCGATTACCAGCTCAAGGTGGTGGTGCGCGACATGGACGCCTACCAGGATCTGCTGCTCAACCGGATCACCGGCATCAAGGGGGTGACCGGGGTGCATTCGAGCTTCGTGCTGCGGCGTGTGGTGGACCGGACGGCGCTGCCGGTCGGCGAGCGATGA
- the leuA gene encoding 2-isopropylmalate synthase yields MLKNPASKYSPFPPVRLTDRQWPDRTIGSAPIWMSTDLRDGNQALFEPMNIERKMRLFHTLCDIGFKEIEVAFPSASQTDFDFVRKLIEGQHIPDDVTIEVLTQAREHLIRRTIDSLAGARRAIVHVYTATSKPFRENVFGMSRAEVVDMAVSAVRLIRQLSAERPQTEWVLEYSPETFTATELDFALEICDAVTVAWGATPEDKVILNLPTTVEMATPNVYADQIEWMHRHLARRDSVILSVHPHNDRGTAVAAAELAMMAGAERVEGCLFGNGERTGNVDIVTLALNLYTQGISPQLDFSDINAVARTVEHCSRLPIHPRHPYVGDLVFTAFSGSHQDAIRKGFGVQHADDHWRVPYLPIDPADVGRSYDSVIRINSQSGKGGIAYLLEAEYGVVLPRRLQVEFSRVVQAHTDSHGGEMSAAEIWALFADTYLAGEAPIRYVEHHLFEHGGAQGIRLTLELDGRVHLLAGEGNGPIDAAVHALRSIGIGVQVRSYEERSMAGKGSDANACAFLELARAGCNRECHGVGIDGNIVTASIRALVNGVNRLSACAAAGGETRAA; encoded by the coding sequence ATGTTGAAGAATCCCGCCAGCAAGTATTCGCCGTTCCCGCCGGTCCGCCTCACGGATCGGCAGTGGCCCGACCGTACGATCGGCAGCGCGCCGATCTGGATGAGCACCGACCTGCGTGACGGCAACCAGGCGCTGTTCGAGCCGATGAACATCGAACGCAAGATGCGCCTTTTTCACACTCTCTGCGACATCGGCTTCAAGGAGATCGAGGTCGCCTTCCCGTCTGCCTCGCAGACCGACTTCGACTTCGTCCGCAAGCTCATCGAGGGGCAGCACATTCCCGATGACGTCACCATCGAAGTGCTGACGCAGGCGCGCGAGCACCTCATCCGCCGGACGATCGATTCGCTTGCCGGCGCGCGGCGGGCGATCGTCCATGTCTACACCGCCACCTCGAAGCCATTCCGCGAAAACGTCTTCGGCATGAGCCGGGCGGAAGTGGTAGACATGGCGGTCAGCGCGGTCCGCCTGATCCGCCAGTTGAGCGCCGAACGGCCGCAGACCGAGTGGGTGCTCGAATACAGCCCGGAGACCTTCACCGCCACCGAACTCGACTTCGCCCTCGAGATCTGCGATGCCGTCACTGTCGCCTGGGGCGCGACCCCGGAGGACAAGGTGATCCTCAACCTGCCGACCACCGTCGAGATGGCGACGCCGAACGTCTATGCCGACCAGATCGAATGGATGCACCGCCATCTCGCACGCCGCGACAGCGTGATCCTCAGCGTCCATCCGCACAACGATCGCGGCACGGCCGTGGCCGCCGCCGAGCTGGCGATGATGGCCGGCGCCGAACGCGTCGAGGGCTGCCTGTTCGGCAACGGTGAGCGCACCGGCAATGTCGACATCGTCACCCTGGCGCTCAACCTGTACACGCAGGGAATTTCGCCGCAGCTCGACTTCTCCGACATCAACGCCGTCGCGCGTACCGTCGAGCACTGCAGTCGCCTGCCGATCCACCCGCGCCACCCCTACGTCGGCGACCTCGTCTTCACCGCCTTTTCCGGCTCGCACCAGGACGCGATCCGCAAGGGCTTCGGCGTCCAGCATGCCGACGACCACTGGCGGGTTCCCTACCTGCCGATCGATCCGGCCGATGTCGGCCGCAGTTACGACTCGGTGATCCGCATCAACAGCCAGTCGGGCAAGGGTGGCATCGCCTACCTGCTCGAGGCCGAGTACGGCGTCGTTCTGCCGCGCCGGTTGCAGGTGGAATTCTCACGCGTCGTGCAGGCGCACACCGACAGTCACGGTGGCGAGATGAGCGCAGCGGAAATCTGGGCGCTGTTCGCCGACACCTACCTCGCCGGCGAAGCGCCGATCCGCTACGTCGAACATCATCTCTTCGAGCATGGCGGGGCGCAGGGCATCCGCCTGACGCTGGAGCTCGACGGCCGGGTGCACCTGCTCGCCGGCGAGGGCAACGGGCCGATCGATGCCGCCGTCCACGCTCTGCGCAGCATCGGCATCGGCGTGCAGGTGCGCAGCTACGAGGAACGTTCGATGGCCGGCAAGGGCAGTGACGCCAACGCCTGCGCCTTCCTCGAACTGGCGCGCGCCGGCTGCAACCGGGAATGCCATGGTGTCGGCATCGACGGCAACATCGTCACGGCGTCCATCAGGGCCCTGGTGAATGGTGTCAATCGCCTCTCCGCCTGCGCCGCTGCCGGGGGCGAGACGCGTGCCGCCTGA